Sequence from the Ancalomicrobiaceae bacterium S20 genome:
TCGGTCTGGCCGCTGATCTCGACTATTCTCTATTCGTTCTACCATGCCGGTCCGAACGGGACGGCCTTCGTCGGCCTCGCCAACTTCGCGACGCTGCTCGGCGATCCCGGCTGGTCCAGGCCGTTCTGGAACGCGCTCGGCAACAACATCATCTTCTTCGCCATCCACATGGCGGTGCAGAACCCGATCGGCATCGCGCTCGCCGCGCTGCTCAGCCTGCCGAAGCTGACCGGCCGCGCCGCCTACCGGACGCTGATCTTCATGCCGACCATGCTGTCGGTCGTGATCATCGGCTTCGTCTGGCAGCTGATCCTGTCGCCGCTCTGGGGCATCGGCGAGGGGTTCCTCGCCTTCTTCGGGCTGAAGAGCTGGTTCCAGCCCTGGCTCGGCCAGGAGGGCACGGCGCTCGTCACGCTGTCGCTGATCTCGGTCTGGCAGTTCGTCGGCATCCCGATGATCCTGGTCTATGCCGCGCTGCTGGCGATCCCGCAGGATCTGACCGACGCTGCGACCGCCGACGGGCTGAACCAGTTCCAGATCTTCCTCTGGGTGAAGCTGCCCTTGGTCGCGCCAACGATCGGGCTCGTCTCGGTCCTGACGTTCGTCAACAACTTCAACGCGTTCGACCTGATCTACGCGGTCAAGGGCGCGCTCGCCGGGCCGAACTTCTCGACCGACATCATGGGCACGCTGTTCTACCGGACCTTCTTCGGCAACCAGCTCCAGGTCGGCGATCCCGCCATGGGCGCGACCGTCGCGACCATGACGTTCCTGGTCATCCTCGCCGGCCTGATGGTCTATCTCTTCGTCGTGCAGCGCCGGCTGCAGCGGCACAGCTTCTAAAGGGGCGCGAGATGGTGCCGAACGCGCTCCGCAAGCCGCTCTCCGCAACCGCCGTCCACGCGGTGCTGATCGCCTACACGGCGCTGGCGCTGTTTCCGATCGTGCTGGTCATCGTGAACTCGTTCAAGGCGCGGCGCGCGATCTTCGGATCGCCGCTCGCGCTGCCGGACGCCAAGAGCTTCTCGCTGATCGGCTACGACAAGGTGCTCGCCGACGGTGCGGTGCCGCTCTACTTCCTGAACAGCGTCACGGTCACCGTCGTCACGATCGGCCTCGTGCTGCTGCTCGGCGCCATGGCCGGCTGGGCCCTGACCGAATACCGGTTCCGAGGCTCGACGGCGCTCAAGCTCTACCTCTCGATCGGCATCATGCTGCCGATCCGGCTCGGCAGCGTCGCGATCCTGCAGATCATGGTCGCGTCGGGGCTGATCAACACGCGCACCGCGCTCGTGCTGGTCTACACGGCGCAGGGGCTGCCGCTGTCGATCTTCATCCTGTCGGAGTTCATCGCCCAGATCCCGCGCGACCTGCGCGAGGCGGCGCGCTGCGACGGGCTCGGCGAGATCCGGATCTTCTTCCACATCGTGCTGCCGCTGATCCGGCCGGCGCTCGCCACCGTCGCCGTGTTCACGATGATTCCGATCTGGAACGACCTGTGGTTCCCGCTGCTGCTCGCGCCGAGCGACGGCACGCAGACGATCACGCTCGGCATCCAGCAGTTCATCGGGCAATACGTCACCGACTGGAATGCGGTTCTCGCCGCGCTGTCGGTGGCGATCCTGCCCGTGCTCACGCTCTACATCCTCTTCTCCCGCCAGCTCATCCGCGGCCTCACAGCCGGCGCGGTGAAGTGACGGCGACCGACGGAACGCGATCCATGGCCGGCCTCGACATCGCCAAGCTCAACAAGTCCTACGGATCGGCCGAGATCCTGAAGGACATCGACCTATCGATCGCCGACGGCGAGTTCGTCGTGCTGGTCGGCCCCTCGGGGTGCGGGAAGTCGACGCTGCTCAGGATGATCGCCGGGCTGGAGACGATCTCGTCCGGCGCGCTGACCATCGGCGGACGGCGGGTCAACGACCTGCCGCCGGCCAAGCGCGGCATCGCCATGGTGTTCCAATCCTACGCGCTCTATCCGCATATGGACGTCTACGGCAACATGGCCTTCGGCCTGAAGTTCGCCGGCACGCCCAAGGCCGAGATCGAGGCCCGTGTCGCCGAGGCCGCGCGCATCCTGCAGCTCAAGCCGCTCCTGAAGCGCCGGCCGCGCGACCTCTCCGGCGGCCAGCGCCAGCGCGTCGCGATCGGCAGGGCGATCGTGCGCCATCCGGAGGTGTTCCTGTTCGACGAGCCGCTGTCGAACCTCGACGCCGCACTCCGGGTCGCGACCCGCATCGAGATCGCCAAGCTGCACAAGCTCCTCAAGGCGACCATCGTCTACGTCACCCACGACCAGGTCGAGGCGATGACGCTCGCCGACAAGATCGTGGTCATGAACAAGGGCCGCATCGAGCAGGTCGGCAAGCCGCTCGATCTCTATTATAAGCCGGCAAACTTGTTCGTCGCCGGGTTCATCGGTTCCCCCGCCATGAACATCCTGCCCGGGACCGTCGCAGGGATCGATGCGGGCGGGGTGATGATCGATATCGGCAGAGGAGCGGGTGCGGGCGCGTCGCTGCGGCTCGCGGCGGCGCCGGGTGTGGCCGTGGGCGACGCCGTTTCGGTCGGAATCCGGCCGGAGCACCTGAAGCTCGGTTCAGCCCCTCAAACCGAAAGCGCGATCCGGCTCGACGGCACGCTCGATCTGATCGAACGTCTCGGCGAGACCGGCTATGCCTATGTGCGGCTCGCGAGCGGCGCGACGGCTGTCGCCGAGATCAAGGGCGATATCGGCGTCGAGGCCGGCGCGCAGGTGGTGCTCACCGCCTCGGCGAGCGATGCGCACCTGTTCGATGCGCAGGGCCGGGCGCTCCGGGCCTGATCCGACGTCTCGGGCCGACGTCAGAACCGCAGCATCTCGGCCTCGACCTTGGCCAGGAAAGCTTTGCGATCGGCGTCGGTCGCGCGGTTCAGGTCGTAGAGCGCGGTGTGACGGACGGGCGCCAGCGGCGCGATGACGGCGCGCAGCACGCGGGTGACCACCTTGCGCGGCGGATCGCCGACCAGAAGCGCACGCAGGCGGCTGCCGCCATAGGTCATGACCGCGGTCAGCTTCTTGATGTTGGCGAGCTTCGGCGCGACCTTGCCGTCGACCATCTCGAACGAAACGCCCGGCAGGAACACGCGGTCGAAGAAGCCCTTCAGCATGGCCGGGAAGCCGAAGTTCCAGACCGGCGAGCAGATCACCAGCGCGTCGGCACGGAGCACCCGCTCGACGTAAGCCGCGACCGGCGCCCGGTTCTCGGGCACGTCGTGATAGCCGATGCGCTCCTCGCGGGTCAGCACGGGCGAGAAGCCTTCCGCATAGAGATCGCAATCGTCGACCTCGTGGCCGGCACGCTTCAGCGCCGAGACCACAGTGGCGTGCACCGCGGCATTGAAGCTCGTTTCGACCGGATGGCAGTAGAGCACCAGCACCCGCATGCTACGCCTCCTCGTCGGGATCTTCGGGCGCGACGACCGGGGCCGCGGCCGGGCGGATCACGATCGCCTTGATCATCATCAGCGCCGCGCTGCGGGCGAGCGCCCGGTCGCGCGGATCGGCGAGATCGGCATCGAAACGGCGCGCCTGCGCCGCATAGGCCGCGGCATAGGCGGCGGCCGGGCCGCCGGGGGCGATCAGCGAGGCTTCCATCCGCGCGACGGTCGCCTCGATCTCGGCGAGATCATGGGAATGCGTCATCACGCCTCCAAAGCCTGAAGGCCACGGAATAGATAGACCTTGTCGGCGCCGAAATCGTAGTCCGGCTCCTCCCAGGCGATCATCTTGCCGGGGTTGAGCAACCCCTTCGGATCGGCCTCGCGCTTGAAGGCGAGCTGGACCGGGTCCGACTGCTTCATGCCGCCCTCCTCGAGCGTATAGCGGTGTGGATTGAACACCGGACAGCCGTTGTCCTCGTGGATCCTGATGATCTCCTCCAGCCGCTCTTCGGTGGTGTAGCGCACGATCGGCAGGCCGAAGCAGGTTACGTTCCCGTCGAAACGCACGAATTCGAGGTGACCCGGCACTTCGTCGCCGAGGATGGCGGTGACCTTCTCCAGCCGTTCGAGCTGATGCGGATAGGGATAGAGCGTCTGCAGATAGGTGATGCTCGGATCGACGCGAAGCCCGCGCAACGTGGTGTGGTTCCAGGCCAGTTCGTAGGCCGGCGGCAGGCCGCGCCGCTCGTCCTCGCCGGCACGATCGGATCGGAACAGCACGCTCGCCCGGCTGTCGCGCCCGACGAGCGTCATCAGCGCCGACAGCGCCTGCCGGGCGACCATGATCACGACCATCGACTGGTCGCGGCGGACGTAGCGCTGATGGCGCAGGAAATAGTCGTGCGGCACCGGCGCGGCGATCACGCCGAGCTCCTTGAGCAGGATGCCGTCCTCGGCGCCGAGCGCGTTGGCGAAACGCGCGGCGTCCATGAACCGGTCGAAGCCGAGTAGGACGTCGACCCAGTCGTAGGCCGGCGCGAGCGGCACCTCGACGCGGGTGATGACGCCGTTGGTGCCGTAGGCATGAGCGACCTTGGCGAGGTCGTCGCCGGTCAGATCGAGCACGCGCGGGGTACTCTCCAGCGTGACGACCCGCGCGGAGACGATGTTTCCGAGGTCGCGCAGGCCGCCCCAGCGGATCGAGCCGACGCCACCCGAGCCGCCGGCGATGAAGCCGCCGATCGTGGCGCTGCGATAGGTCGAGGGATGCAGCCTGAGTTCCTGCCGGCTGTCGGCGATGGTGACCTGATCGATCTCCGACATGATCGCGCCGGCATCGGCCGTCACGGTGCCGTTGCCGATCGCGCCGACGCCGCGCAGTTCGGCGAGGCTCAGGATCAGACCGCCGGAGAGCGGCATTGCCTGGCCGTAATTGCCGGTGCCGGCGCCGCGCACCGTCACCGGCACCTCGTGGGCATAGGCTTCGGCGAGCACCCGGACCACCTCGTCCTCGGAGGTCGGGCTGACGACCAGATCGCCGGTGACATGTTCGAGCTGCCGCTTCAGAACCGGCGAATACCAGAAGAAATCCCGGCTCTTCTGCTTCACGATGGCGGGATTGTCTTCGATCCTGATCCCGGCGAGCGACCGCTTCAGACCTTCGACGTCGGGCATTGCACAGGCTCTCCCTTGAACCGGCCCCGTTCGGGCGCGGCATTCACATGAGGTCGTCGAGTTCCCGGTAGTCGGGCAGGGTCCGGTCGATCGCGGCACCGGCGCGCAGGACGACGCGGTCGGCCTGCGGCCGCGACAGGAATTCCGAATAGGTGCGCGCGCGGAACAGCACGAGGTCGGCGGGGCCGCCGACGCGGATGCGGCCGCACGCGTGCAAATGCATCATCGCGGCCGGCGTCGCCGTCACCGCCTCCGGCCAGTCGCCGAACGGGTGATCCAGATGGGCGATGCGCACCGCCTCGCGGAACACTTCGACCATGTCGAGGTCGCCATAGGCGTAGAACGGGTCGCGGGTGTTGTCGGAGGCGACCGAGACCGGAATGCCGCGGGCGCGCATCTCGTGCAGCAGCGTCACGCCGCGCCAGCGCGGGGTGCGGCCGGCGAGGCGATCCTGCAGGTACATGTTGCACATCGGCAGCGAGACGACGCCGATCCCGGCCTCGGCCACCAGATCGAGCGTCCGGTCGGCCTCTTCCTCCGGCTGCCGCGCCAGCGAACAGCAGTGGCCGACCACGATCCGACCTTCGAAGCCGTGCCGGATCGCGGCCTCGGCGATGGCGTGGAGCGAACGCGCGGTCGGATCGGCGGTCTCGTCGACATGGAAATCGAGATCGAGCCCATGCTCGATCGCGTGGCCGAACATGCGATCGAGGCCGGCTTCGAGTTCGGGCACCATGTAGGTGACGGCGCCGAGCACCGAACCGGTGCGGCGGACCTCGCCGGCTACGTCCTCGAAGGCGATCGCGTCGGCCGCCATGTCGATCGGGATCAGCGAGGAGGCCTGCAGCTCGATGCGCCCGGCCCAGGCCTCGCGCAGATCCTCGAACACCGGGAAGGTGATCCGGTGCTGCGGCGGCAGCGCGTCGATATGGGTGCGCAACGCCTTGGTGCCGTGGGCGAAGGCCGAGCGCAGGGCGAAGTCCATGCGGCGGCGGATGTCCGTCGCCGACCAGTTCGCCTCGCGATCGGCGCGGACCGCCAGCAGCGCGCCCATGAAGGTGCCGTCCGGGTTCGGCCTGCGCGGCCAGATATGGCCCTTGTCGATATGCGTGTGCAGGTCGACGAAGCAGGGCCAGACCATGCCGCCGTCGAGGTCGACCGTCGGCAAGCCGTCCTCCACGGCCGCGCCCGCCGGCGTGATGCGCCGGATCACGCCGGCTTCGACCAGGATGTCGAGCCGGACGAGCCCGTTCGGATCGGGCGCCAGTGGCCCCGCGATGCCGCCGGCTTCGACCAGGGCCGCCGCGACCGTGACCCCACGGAGCCAATAGGCACCGCCGGCCGCCGCGAGCTGCGCCGGGATCGAGGGCGGGATCTGCGCCGGTACCTCGGGATGCGCCATGTCTTCCTCTCGCTTTCGGCTCGGGACTAACGCAAACGGCATGCCATGCGCGGACGGC
This genomic interval carries:
- a CDS encoding sugar ABC transporter permease, which encodes MAEDRQAGAADVVGTSRLGFFALLTFFLGPAVVIYTAFSVWPLISTILYSFYHAGPNGTAFVGLANFATLLGDPGWSRPFWNALGNNIIFFAIHMAVQNPIGIALAALLSLPKLTGRAAYRTLIFMPTMLSVVIIGFVWQLILSPLWGIGEGFLAFFGLKSWFQPWLGQEGTALVTLSLISVWQFVGIPMILVYAALLAIPQDLTDAATADGLNQFQIFLWVKLPLVAPTIGLVSVLTFVNNFNAFDLIYAVKGALAGPNFSTDIMGTLFYRTFFGNQLQVGDPAMGATVATMTFLVILAGLMVYLFVVQRRLQRHSF
- a CDS encoding carbohydrate ABC transporter permease; this encodes MVPNALRKPLSATAVHAVLIAYTALALFPIVLVIVNSFKARRAIFGSPLALPDAKSFSLIGYDKVLADGAVPLYFLNSVTVTVVTIGLVLLLGAMAGWALTEYRFRGSTALKLYLSIGIMLPIRLGSVAILQIMVASGLINTRTALVLVYTAQGLPLSIFILSEFIAQIPRDLREAARCDGLGEIRIFFHIVLPLIRPALATVAVFTMIPIWNDLWFPLLLAPSDGTQTITLGIQQFIGQYVTDWNAVLAALSVAILPVLTLYILFSRQLIRGLTAGAVK
- the ugpC gene encoding sn-glycerol-3-phosphate ABC transporter ATP-binding protein UgpC; translation: MAGLDIAKLNKSYGSAEILKDIDLSIADGEFVVLVGPSGCGKSTLLRMIAGLETISSGALTIGGRRVNDLPPAKRGIAMVFQSYALYPHMDVYGNMAFGLKFAGTPKAEIEARVAEAARILQLKPLLKRRPRDLSGGQRQRVAIGRAIVRHPEVFLFDEPLSNLDAALRVATRIEIAKLHKLLKATIVYVTHDQVEAMTLADKIVVMNKGRIEQVGKPLDLYYKPANLFVAGFIGSPAMNILPGTVAGIDAGGVMIDIGRGAGAGASLRLAAAPGVAVGDAVSVGIRPEHLKLGSAPQTESAIRLDGTLDLIERLGETGYAYVRLASGATAVAEIKGDIGVEAGAQVVLTASASDAHLFDAQGRALRA
- a CDS encoding NAD(P)H-dependent oxidoreductase, whose translation is MRVLVLYCHPVETSFNAAVHATVVSALKRAGHEVDDCDLYAEGFSPVLTREERIGYHDVPENRAPVAAYVERVLRADALVICSPVWNFGFPAMLKGFFDRVFLPGVSFEMVDGKVAPKLANIKKLTAVMTYGGSRLRALLVGDPPRKVVTRVLRAVIAPLAPVRHTALYDLNRATDADRKAFLAKVEAEMLRF
- a CDS encoding FAD-binding oxidoreductase — protein: MPDVEGLKRSLAGIRIEDNPAIVKQKSRDFFWYSPVLKRQLEHVTGDLVVSPTSEDEVVRVLAEAYAHEVPVTVRGAGTGNYGQAMPLSGGLILSLAELRGVGAIGNGTVTADAGAIMSEIDQVTIADSRQELRLHPSTYRSATIGGFIAGGSGGVGSIRWGGLRDLGNIVSARVVTLESTPRVLDLTGDDLAKVAHAYGTNGVITRVEVPLAPAYDWVDVLLGFDRFMDAARFANALGAEDGILLKELGVIAAPVPHDYFLRHQRYVRRDQSMVVIMVARQALSALMTLVGRDSRASVLFRSDRAGEDERRGLPPAYELAWNHTTLRGLRVDPSITYLQTLYPYPHQLERLEKVTAILGDEVPGHLEFVRFDGNVTCFGLPIVRYTTEERLEEIIRIHEDNGCPVFNPHRYTLEEGGMKQSDPVQLAFKREADPKGLLNPGKMIAWEEPDYDFGADKVYLFRGLQALEA
- a CDS encoding cytosine deaminase, which produces MAHPEVPAQIPPSIPAQLAAAGGAYWLRGVTVAAALVEAGGIAGPLAPDPNGLVRLDILVEAGVIRRITPAGAAVEDGLPTVDLDGGMVWPCFVDLHTHIDKGHIWPRRPNPDGTFMGALLAVRADREANWSATDIRRRMDFALRSAFAHGTKALRTHIDALPPQHRITFPVFEDLREAWAGRIELQASSLIPIDMAADAIAFEDVAGEVRRTGSVLGAVTYMVPELEAGLDRMFGHAIEHGLDLDFHVDETADPTARSLHAIAEAAIRHGFEGRIVVGHCCSLARQPEEEADRTLDLVAEAGIGVVSLPMCNMYLQDRLAGRTPRWRGVTLLHEMRARGIPVSVASDNTRDPFYAYGDLDMVEVFREAVRIAHLDHPFGDWPEAVTATPAAMMHLHACGRIRVGGPADLVLFRARTYSEFLSRPQADRVVLRAGAAIDRTLPDYRELDDLM